In Desulfosalsimonas propionicica, one DNA window encodes the following:
- a CDS encoding response regulator: MQETILVIEDDTDILNLIAWHLEHEGFRALKESSGDEGLEAAIREHPCMVILDLMLPGTDGLEVCKTLKRNQDTQNIPVIMLTAKGEEVDRIVGFELGADDYIVKPFSPRELMLRIKAVLRRHAPPQEADEENLLRHKDMVLEPENYRIRIGDRELHLTVTEFNLLFDLLKNRGRVRSRDILLDRVWGYQFEGYHRTVDTHIRRLRQKIEPYADDIETVRGVGYRFREN, translated from the coding sequence ATGCAAGAGACCATACTGGTCATTGAAGATGACACCGACATTTTAAACCTGATCGCCTGGCATCTGGAACACGAGGGCTTCCGCGCCCTAAAGGAAAGCAGCGGGGATGAAGGCCTTGAAGCCGCCATCCGCGAACACCCCTGCATGGTGATCCTGGATCTGATGCTGCCCGGCACAGACGGCCTGGAAGTTTGCAAAACACTCAAACGCAATCAGGACACCCAAAACATACCGGTTATTATGCTTACAGCCAAAGGCGAGGAAGTAGACAGGATAGTGGGTTTTGAGCTGGGGGCGGACGACTACATTGTAAAGCCTTTTTCACCAAGGGAGCTTATGCTTCGCATAAAGGCTGTGCTAAGACGCCACGCCCCGCCGCAGGAGGCAGACGAAGAAAACCTTCTGCGTCACAAAGACATGGTACTGGAGCCTGAAAACTACAGGATCCGGATCGGGGACAGAGAGCTACACCTGACTGTAACGGAGTTCAACCTTCTGTTTGACCTGCTTAAAAACAGGGGGAGAGTCCGCTCAAGAGACATTCTGCTAGACCGGGTCTGGGGATATCAGTTCGAGGGCTATCACAGAACCGTTGACACGCATATAAGGCGGCTCAGACAGAAAATCGAGCCCTATGCCGACGACATTGAAACGGTCCGGGGCGTGGGCTACCGGTTCAGGGAAAATTAA
- the phoU gene encoding phosphate signaling complex protein PhoU — translation MERLHFHQELEKLKITVLNMAAHCQDAYERATRAYKNRDTELAQEVIDGDKKINSIELEVDKQSLRLLALEQPMAKDLRMIIGNMKISNELERIADQAVNIAERTIFLCQHPPLEKTSAMESLIETSRQMLKQAIMSFRDMDVQTAREIRRMDDQADESTVQVLKSLIELIVADAPAIDSRRIKTRRSIQTIIISRCMERVADLSTNIGEQVIFIAEGLNIKHQELREEDPGSSQ, via the coding sequence ATGGAACGGCTGCATTTTCACCAGGAGCTTGAAAAGCTAAAAATAACAGTCTTAAACATGGCCGCCCATTGCCAGGATGCTTATGAAAGAGCCACCAGGGCCTATAAAAACCGGGATACCGAACTGGCCCAGGAAGTTATTGACGGAGACAAAAAAATAAACAGCATTGAACTGGAAGTGGACAAACAGTCCCTGCGCCTGCTTGCCCTGGAACAGCCCATGGCAAAGGATTTGCGCATGATCATCGGCAACATGAAAATCAGCAACGAGCTCGAACGCATAGCCGACCAGGCGGTAAATATCGCCGAGCGGACAATTTTTCTGTGCCAGCACCCCCCGCTTGAAAAGACATCAGCAATGGAAAGTCTTATTGAGACAAGCCGGCAAATGCTGAAGCAAGCCATCATGTCGTTTCGCGACATGGATGTGCAAACCGCACGGGAGATACGCAGGATGGATGACCAGGCAGACGAGTCCACCGTACAGGTACTAAAAAGCCTCATTGAACTCATTGTTGCCGACGCTCCGGCCATTGACAGCAGGCGCATCAAAACCCGCCGCTCCATCCAGACCATCATCATTTCGCGGTGCATGGAAAGAGTGGCGGATCTTTCCACCAACATCGGTGAACAGGTCATATTCATCGCCGAAGGGTTGAATATCAAGCACCAGGAACTGCGGGAAGAGGATCCGGGAAGTTCACAGTAA
- the pstB gene encoding phosphate ABC transporter ATP-binding protein PstB, which yields MTEQAKFQVNSLNFYYGDFKALEDINLELRKNQVSALIGPSGCGKSTFLRCLNRMNDLIPATRAEGEILLDSENIYSPSVDVVSLRRRVGMVFQKPNPFPKTVFDNVAYGLRVNGIKDKRLLREKVEWNLKQAALWDEIKDRLNQSALGLSGGQQQRLCIARALAVEPEVLLMDEPASALDPIATQKIEDLIHELKKRFTIIIVTHNMQQAARVSDITAFFYMGKLIESGDTETLFTRPGLKQTEDYITGRFG from the coding sequence ATGACGGAGCAGGCAAAATTTCAGGTAAACAGCCTTAATTTTTATTACGGGGATTTCAAAGCTCTTGAAGACATCAACCTGGAATTGCGGAAAAACCAGGTATCTGCATTGATCGGCCCCTCGGGGTGCGGAAAAAGTACTTTCCTAAGGTGCTTAAACCGCATGAACGACCTGATACCGGCAACCCGGGCCGAAGGCGAAATACTTCTTGACAGCGAAAATATTTACTCCCCCTCGGTGGACGTGGTCAGCCTGCGACGGCGGGTTGGCATGGTGTTTCAAAAGCCCAACCCTTTTCCGAAAACCGTTTTTGACAACGTGGCCTACGGCCTGCGGGTAAACGGCATAAAAGACAAACGTCTTTTAAGGGAAAAAGTTGAATGGAACCTCAAGCAGGCAGCCCTGTGGGACGAGATAAAAGACCGGCTCAACCAGTCGGCCCTGGGGCTTTCAGGAGGGCAGCAGCAGCGGCTCTGCATTGCCCGCGCCCTGGCGGTGGAACCCGAAGTTCTTCTCATGGACGAGCCCGCCTCGGCATTGGACCCGATCGCCACACAGAAGATCGAGGACCTGATCCATGAACTAAAGAAAAGATTCACCATCATAATCGTTACCCACAACATGCAGCAGGCGGCCCGGGTATCGGATATAACCGCGTTTTTCTACATGGGAAAGCTGATTGAGTCCGGAGATACGGAAACTTTGTTTACCCGGCCCGGCCTTAAACAGACCGAAGACTACATCACCGGACGGTTCGGATAA
- a CDS encoding pseudouridine synthase, whose product MAPKEEKKRVRLQKFMADAGICSRRRAEDYIRKGLVQVNGQTVTQMGTTVDPDTDRVEVSGKPVVPARQEVYIMLNKPAGYICSCSQPGRKIVLDLVDVDQRVFPVGRLDRDSTGLVLLTSDGRIHHRLAHPSFDHEKQYEVAVDRPVSDAKLDELRCGVKLSDGMTRPAEVLRHGEKSFDITLQEGRNRQIRRMAEAVGCKVVRLHRIRMGPVWLKDLPPGQWRHLTEAEQRKLLNSCGL is encoded by the coding sequence ATGGCACCCAAAGAGGAAAAAAAACGGGTCCGCCTCCAGAAGTTTATGGCTGATGCCGGTATCTGCTCCCGCCGGAGGGCGGAAGATTATATCCGAAAGGGCTTGGTGCAGGTAAACGGGCAAACGGTTACCCAAATGGGCACCACCGTGGATCCGGATACCGATCGGGTGGAAGTATCCGGCAAACCCGTTGTCCCGGCCCGGCAGGAGGTATATATCATGCTCAACAAGCCTGCGGGCTATATCTGCTCCTGCAGCCAGCCGGGCCGGAAAATCGTGCTGGATCTGGTTGATGTGGATCAGCGGGTCTTTCCCGTGGGCCGGCTGGATCGCGATTCCACGGGTCTGGTTTTGCTCACCAGCGACGGCCGGATTCATCATCGCCTGGCCCACCCGTCATTTGACCATGAAAAGCAATATGAGGTGGCAGTCGACCGACCGGTTTCTGATGCAAAACTCGATGAGCTGCGCTGCGGGGTGAAGCTGTCCGACGGCATGACCCGGCCGGCAGAGGTACTGCGCCATGGCGAAAAAAGTTTTGACATCACCCTGCAGGAAGGCCGCAACCGGCAGATCCGGCGCATGGCCGAGGCCGTGGGCTGCAAGGTGGTCCGCCTGCACAGAATCCGCATGGGCCCGGTTTGGCTAAAGGATCTGCCACCCGGTCAGTGGCGCCACCTGACAGAGGCAGAACAGCGGAAGTTGCTCAATTCCTGCGGCCTGTAG
- a CDS encoding chloride channel protein, with amino-acid sequence MAQQHRIHQLAVLLKQRIRSVNLARAGKWSLFFVLIGIIAGTGSIIFQYLCQLGAHVFMDWMAGYRPPQPAGEGHILPPTATVFNRWILLFLPAVGGLLSGWIVYRFAPEAEGHGTDAAIEAYHQKGGFMRSRVPIVKTIASAITLTTGGSGGREGPIAQIGAGFGSFMATKLKLSERERRIMLAAGIGAGVGSIFRAPLAGALFASEVLYSDPDFESEVIIPAGISSVVAYCLFSLVFGWGTLFDSPEFRFQNPLELGPYIVLALVLSVLSLCYVTSFYGVTDLFKKIRIPNHVKPAIGGMLTGMVGFYLPSTLAFGYGYAQQAIFNELAISVLLALALGKILTTSFTIGSGGSGGVFGPSVVIGGAMGGVVGKLFHQLIPGVVTSPGAFVVVGMAGFFTAVSNAPISTIIFVSEMTNSYELLLPSLFVCSICYVTSRRWSIYRKQVKNRVASPAHAGEFMVDVLQLIKVRDLMHLVRKVPTIPEHMPFQQFKVFFSQTKQHYFPVMDEENRMRGIFSSTDIRGVLFSPEIEHLVVMRDIATSTVVATTASEDLNTVLQKMTTKNIDSLPVVSEEDAHVLLGMLDRRDVIAFYNRQVQRLKAGELGPQGA; translated from the coding sequence GTGGCACAGCAGCATCGTATTCATCAACTGGCGGTTTTGCTAAAGCAGCGGATCCGGTCTGTCAACCTTGCCCGGGCGGGCAAGTGGAGCCTTTTTTTTGTTCTCATCGGCATTATTGCCGGCACCGGCTCCATTATTTTCCAGTATCTGTGCCAGCTCGGAGCCCATGTGTTCATGGACTGGATGGCCGGTTACCGCCCCCCGCAGCCGGCCGGGGAAGGACATATCCTGCCGCCTACCGCCACGGTGTTCAATCGCTGGATTCTTTTGTTTCTGCCGGCTGTCGGCGGATTGTTAAGCGGCTGGATCGTTTACCGGTTTGCCCCGGAGGCCGAAGGCCACGGCACGGATGCAGCTATTGAGGCCTATCACCAGAAGGGCGGGTTCATGCGCTCCCGGGTACCGATTGTCAAAACGATTGCCTCGGCCATTACCCTGACCACCGGCGGTTCCGGCGGAAGGGAAGGGCCCATTGCACAGATCGGGGCGGGTTTCGGCTCTTTTATGGCCACCAAACTCAAGCTGTCGGAGCGCGAGCGCCGAATCATGCTGGCCGCAGGCATCGGCGCAGGGGTGGGCAGTATTTTCCGGGCACCGCTGGCAGGGGCGCTGTTTGCCTCGGAAGTGCTTTACAGCGACCCGGATTTTGAATCCGAGGTCATCATCCCGGCCGGAATTTCCTCGGTGGTGGCCTATTGCCTGTTCTCCCTGGTATTCGGCTGGGGCACCCTGTTTGATTCGCCCGAATTCAGGTTCCAGAACCCCCTGGAACTCGGTCCCTATATTGTTCTGGCCCTGGTGCTGTCGGTTTTGAGCCTCTGCTATGTCACATCCTTTTACGGGGTTACGGATCTGTTTAAGAAAATCCGGATTCCCAATCATGTCAAGCCGGCCATCGGCGGGATGCTAACCGGCATGGTCGGATTTTACCTGCCCTCCACCCTGGCGTTTGGCTATGGTTACGCACAGCAGGCCATTTTCAATGAACTGGCCATCTCTGTTTTGCTGGCCCTGGCCCTGGGAAAGATCCTCACCACCTCCTTTACCATCGGCTCCGGGGGCAGCGGGGGCGTGTTCGGGCCTTCAGTGGTCATTGGCGGGGCCATGGGCGGAGTGGTGGGAAAACTGTTTCACCAGCTGATCCCCGGTGTTGTCACCAGCCCAGGTGCTTTTGTGGTGGTGGGCATGGCGGGGTTTTTCACGGCCGTGTCCAACGCGCCCATTTCCACCATTATTTTTGTCAGCGAGATGACCAATTCCTATGAACTCCTTCTGCCCAGCCTGTTTGTCTGCTCCATCTGCTATGTGACATCCCGGCGCTGGAGCATTTACCGCAAGCAGGTCAAAAACCGGGTGGCATCGCCGGCCCATGCCGGAGAATTCATGGTGGACGTGCTCCAGTTGATCAAGGTGCGGGATCTGATGCACCTGGTGCGAAAGGTCCCCACCATTCCCGAGCACATGCCGTTTCAACAGTTCAAGGTGTTTTTTTCCCAGACAAAGCAGCATTATTTTCCGGTCATGGACGAGGAAAACCGTATGAGGGGGATTTTTTCAAGCACGGACATCCGGGGGGTTTTGTTTTCCCCGGAAATCGAGCACCTGGTGGTCATGCGCGATATTGCCACCTCCACCGTGGTGGCCACCACGGCTTCCGAAGATTTAAATACCGTGCTGCAAAAGATGACCACCAAAAACATTGACAGCCTGCCAGTGGTTTCCGAGGAAGACGCGCATGTACTGCTGGGCATGCTTGACAGAAGGGATGTGATTGCCTTCTACAACCGGCAGGTGCAGCGCTTAAAGGCCGGAGAACTGGGACCGCAGGGGGCATGA
- the pstA gene encoding phosphate ABC transporter permease PstA: MKPLYKRKFSQGMAFTLFRGASYINVLVLAVFIGFIAINGISAISWEFLTQMPRESMTEGGILPCILGTIYISLGAILVAFPLGVGTAIYLNEFAGEGRWTRILRMGIINLAGVPSVVYGLFGLGFFVILLGMGVSLLAGALTLGAFILPLIIGSAEESLRSIPQSYREASLALGATKWQTIYKMVLPAALPGMLTGFILGVSRAAGETAPIMFTAAVYYTGKLPSSIFDEIMVMPYHIYVLATAGTSIDKTRPLQYGTALVLMFLVLGLNLAAIIIRNRLQKKL, translated from the coding sequence ATGAAACCGCTCTATAAGCGAAAATTCTCCCAAGGCATGGCTTTTACCCTGTTCAGGGGTGCAAGCTATATCAATGTACTGGTCCTGGCTGTATTTATCGGTTTTATCGCAATAAACGGCATCAGCGCCATAAGCTGGGAATTTCTGACCCAGATGCCCAGAGAATCAATGACCGAGGGGGGCATCCTTCCCTGCATACTCGGCACGATATACATAAGCCTGGGGGCCATTCTGGTGGCCTTCCCGCTCGGGGTGGGCACCGCAATATATCTAAACGAGTTTGCAGGCGAAGGCAGGTGGACCCGGATTCTCCGCATGGGAATTATCAACCTTGCAGGGGTCCCTTCCGTGGTTTACGGTCTTTTCGGCCTGGGATTTTTTGTTATCCTGCTTGGCATGGGAGTCAGTCTGCTTGCGGGGGCGCTGACCCTGGGGGCATTTATCCTCCCCCTGATCATCGGATCCGCGGAAGAGTCCCTGCGAAGCATCCCCCAGTCCTACAGGGAGGCCTCCCTTGCCCTGGGCGCCACAAAATGGCAGACCATATACAAGATGGTCCTGCCCGCAGCTCTTCCGGGCATGCTTACGGGATTCATACTGGGTGTCAGCCGGGCGGCAGGTGAGACCGCGCCGATCATGTTTACTGCTGCTGTTTATTACACGGGCAAACTGCCGTCATCCATTTTTGATGAGATCATGGTCATGCCTTATCATATATACGTTCTGGCAACTGCGGGCACCAGCATAGACAAGACAAGGCCCCTGCAGTACGGGACAGCGCTGGTGCTTATGTTTCTGGTCCTGGGCCTGAACCTGGCTGCCATTATCATCCGAAACAGACTGCAGAAAAAACTGTAA
- a CDS encoding ATP-binding protein, translating to MKYMKFRNRLFLAFCAVLAIAVVLPGIYFYTALKSEILKESRENALEQLEFLEWTLKKDAPFENNEQLDRWCGAMAERLGYRITVIKPGGKVIADSSVRFDELRYMENHADREEILETGKSGQPAVSMRYSATIRRNLIYAAKQIRTPEEKQPLYLRAAYPVSSVENRLNSYTRRFWAGMALIAAVAFLVSLYLARKLEKPIHRVMDRLKSVASGDFSHHYIMDSGREFYDLSVTLNETADRIHEQMEVISEQNTEMEAIVENMREGVMLLDRAGRIKSINRAMGDIAECRLSCIGKRPLEVLLNSEVQEACNRILGGEQECSLTVSAEDERYYEVYALKIPEGGALIVFYDISTHRRLEKIRRDFVANVSHELKTPLTSIKGYVETLASGDFSLDAQAESFLLTIRKNTEQMTTIVNDLLALTRLEERPAGLNLLPLDAAGVFQSATEICKPMAGEKHIKLENSITPPVMVKADEAALNRVVRNLLDNAVRYSPSGGTVEVFCETKDREIIFGIRDQGPGIAEQHKDRIFERFYRIDKERSRTTGGTGLGLSICKHAVSVMHGRIWVQSPPEGADRGSVFFFTLPRAEQGPEDVDSNTGGCGNKQKGLDQT from the coding sequence ATGAAATACATGAAGTTCAGAAACAGGCTTTTTCTGGCATTCTGCGCAGTGCTTGCCATTGCGGTTGTCCTGCCGGGCATTTACTTCTACACGGCCTTAAAAAGCGAAATTTTGAAGGAATCCAGGGAAAACGCCCTTGAACAGCTCGAATTTCTGGAATGGACGCTTAAAAAAGACGCCCCATTTGAAAACAACGAGCAACTGGACCGGTGGTGCGGCGCCATGGCCGAAAGGCTGGGCTATAGAATAACCGTTATAAAACCCGGCGGAAAAGTCATTGCCGACTCCTCGGTACGTTTTGACGAACTCAGATACATGGAAAACCACGCAGACAGGGAGGAGATCCTTGAGACCGGAAAAAGCGGGCAGCCGGCTGTAAGCATGCGCTATTCCGCCACGATCCGGCGCAACCTTATCTACGCGGCCAAGCAGATCCGTACGCCTGAAGAAAAACAACCCCTGTACCTTCGTGCCGCATACCCTGTCTCTTCTGTTGAGAACAGGCTCAATTCCTATACCCGGCGATTTTGGGCGGGAATGGCACTTATTGCGGCAGTGGCCTTCCTGGTAAGTCTGTATCTGGCAAGAAAACTGGAAAAACCCATACACAGGGTAATGGACAGGTTAAAGTCAGTCGCGTCCGGAGATTTTTCCCATCATTACATAATGGATTCAGGCCGGGAGTTCTACGATCTCTCTGTAACGCTCAACGAAACCGCTGACAGGATACACGAACAGATGGAGGTCATCTCAGAGCAGAACACTGAGATGGAGGCTATCGTTGAAAACATGCGCGAAGGTGTGATGCTCCTGGACCGGGCGGGCAGAATCAAAAGCATTAACCGGGCCATGGGAGATATCGCGGAATGCAGGCTTTCGTGCATAGGAAAACGCCCCCTGGAAGTTCTGCTCAACAGCGAAGTTCAGGAGGCATGCAACAGGATTCTTGGCGGTGAACAAGAATGCAGCCTTACCGTTTCGGCAGAAGACGAGCGCTATTACGAAGTCTATGCCCTGAAAATACCCGAAGGCGGGGCATTGATCGTTTTCTACGATATAAGCACTCACAGGCGCCTGGAAAAAATCCGGCGCGATTTTGTGGCAAATGTCTCTCATGAGTTAAAAACCCCGCTTACATCCATAAAGGGATATGTGGAAACCCTTGCATCCGGGGATTTTTCTCTGGACGCACAGGCGGAATCATTTCTTTTGACCATCAGAAAAAATACCGAGCAGATGACAACTATCGTAAACGACCTGCTGGCGTTAACCCGCCTGGAGGAAAGACCTGCGGGACTCAATCTTCTGCCCCTGGATGCAGCCGGTGTTTTTCAATCCGCCACGGAAATCTGCAAGCCCATGGCCGGAGAAAAACACATAAAACTCGAAAACAGCATAACCCCGCCGGTGATGGTAAAGGCTGATGAAGCGGCTTTAAACAGGGTGGTCAGAAACCTTCTGGACAACGCTGTACGATATTCGCCCTCCGGCGGTACCGTGGAAGTGTTCTGCGAAACAAAGGACCGGGAAATCATTTTCGGCATCCGGGATCAGGGTCCCGGGATTGCCGAACAGCACAAAGACAGGATATTTGAAAGATTCTACAGGATCGACAAGGAACGAAGCCGGACCACAGGCGGCACGGGTCTCGGTCTTTCCATATGTAAGCACGCGGTATCGGTTATGCACGGCCGGATATGGGTCCAAAGCCCGCCAGAGGGCGCGGACAGGGGAAGCGTGTTCTTTTTTACCCTTCCCAGGGCAGAACAGGGCCCGGAAGATGTAGACAGCAACACCGGTGGTTGCGGCAATAAACAAAAAGGACTGGACCAGACATGA
- the argJ gene encoding bifunctional glutamate N-acetyltransferase/amino-acid acetyltransferase ArgJ, translated as MPMVKGFRAAAVCAGLKKNGKKDLALIVSDPPAAAAGVFTQNRVQAAPVRLDKQRLSSGVCRAIIVNSGNANCCTGDQGMEDARAMTRLAAEAINADDAHVMAASTGVIGQPLNMDKIRAAVPGLAGGLSPDGFEAAAEAIMTTDTRPKLVSGQGQMGEKTYSLAAMAKGSGMIRPDMATMLCFVCTDLEIAAVDLQQALVSANEASFNRITIDGDTSTNDTVLVLANGQSGAQAKTPADLRAFAELLENVLGKLARMIVEDGEGATKCVEISVINAESRENARQMADTVANSSLVKTAFFGEDANWGRIIAALGRAGVKFDPDAVDIWFDDVKIVEKGMGCGDTAEAAATEVLRKKTFVVTIDVKSGSQQAAVLTCDFSVDYVKINADYRS; from the coding sequence ATGCCAATGGTTAAGGGATTTCGCGCGGCAGCCGTATGTGCGGGGTTAAAGAAAAACGGAAAAAAGGACCTGGCCCTGATTGTCTCGGATCCCCCTGCTGCCGCAGCCGGGGTGTTTACCCAAAACCGGGTCCAGGCCGCACCTGTGCGCCTTGACAAGCAGCGCCTGAGCAGCGGGGTGTGCCGGGCCATTATTGTCAACAGCGGCAATGCCAACTGCTGTACCGGCGATCAGGGCATGGAAGATGCCCGCGCCATGACCCGGCTGGCCGCAGAAGCCATCAACGCTGATGATGCGCATGTTATGGCCGCCTCCACGGGTGTGATCGGCCAACCCCTGAACATGGACAAAATCCGGGCTGCCGTACCCGGTCTTGCGGGCGGGCTTTCTCCGGATGGGTTTGAGGCGGCAGCCGAGGCCATTATGACCACAGATACCCGGCCCAAACTGGTTTCCGGGCAGGGGCAGATGGGGGAAAAAACCTACAGCCTGGCGGCCATGGCCAAGGGCTCGGGCATGATCCGGCCGGACATGGCCACCATGCTTTGCTTTGTGTGCACGGATCTTGAAATCGCGGCTGTGGATCTGCAGCAGGCCCTGGTTTCTGCAAACGAGGCTTCTTTTAACCGCATCACAATAGACGGAGATACCAGCACCAATGACACGGTGCTGGTGCTGGCAAACGGCCAGAGCGGAGCGCAGGCAAAAACGCCTGCGGATTTGCGGGCGTTTGCTGAATTGCTGGAAAATGTCCTGGGAAAACTGGCCCGAATGATCGTAGAAGACGGGGAGGGGGCCACCAAGTGCGTGGAAATTTCCGTGATCAATGCAGAGTCCCGGGAAAATGCCCGGCAGATGGCCGATACCGTGGCCAATTCCAGCCTGGTGAAAACCGCTTTTTTTGGCGAGGACGCCAACTGGGGCCGGATCATTGCGGCTCTGGGCCGGGCCGGGGTAAAATTTGACCCGGACGCCGTGGATATCTGGTTTGATGACGTGAAAATTGTGGAAAAGGGCATGGGCTGCGGTGATACGGCCGAGGCCGCGGCCACTGAAGTGCTGCGGAAAAAAACCTTTGTTGTTACCATTGACGTGAAATCCGGCTCGCAGCAGGCCGCGGTGCTCACCTGTGATTTTTCCGTGGATTACGTGAAAATCAACGCGGATTACCGGTCCTGA
- the truA gene encoding tRNA pseudouridine(38-40) synthase TruA has product MQTFKLIVEYDGTDFNGWQIQKTGRTIQGQIEKALFTMTRQPVRVTGSGRTDAGVHALGQSAHFRCQTRLTPDAFFSGLNSLLPEDIVIRSCTRESETFHARYDVRQKTYRYYILNRPLAPAIGRQYAWHIAKPIDIKAMVQAARHVKGTHDFGAFENTGSPRSHSIRTISTARFLTDAKDPQIIFEITANGFLRYMVRNILGTLVETGLGRMTPEEMPAILDSKDRSHAGATAPAHGLFLVDVEY; this is encoded by the coding sequence ATGCAGACCTTCAAACTCATTGTGGAATACGACGGCACGGATTTCAACGGCTGGCAGATCCAGAAAACCGGTCGCACCATCCAGGGCCAAATTGAAAAAGCCCTTTTTACCATGACCCGCCAGCCCGTCCGGGTCACGGGATCGGGCCGGACAGATGCAGGGGTGCACGCCCTGGGCCAAAGCGCCCATTTCCGCTGCCAGACCCGCCTCACGCCGGATGCTTTTTTCTCCGGGCTAAACAGCCTGCTGCCCGAAGACATTGTCATCCGTTCCTGCACCCGCGAATCAGAGACCTTTCACGCCCGCTATGATGTCAGGCAGAAAACCTATCGTTACTATATCTTAAACCGCCCCCTGGCCCCGGCCATCGGCCGGCAGTATGCCTGGCACATTGCAAAACCCATAGACATTAAAGCCATGGTGCAGGCCGCCCGGCATGTCAAAGGCACCCATGATTTTGGCGCATTTGAAAACACCGGCAGCCCCAGATCCCACAGCATCCGGACAATTTCTACGGCCCGGTTTCTTACAGATGCCAAAGACCCGCAGATCATCTTTGAAATCACCGCAAACGGATTTCTCCGCTACATGGTCAGAAACATCCTGGGTACCCTGGTTGAAACGGGCCTGGGGCGAATGACCCCGGAAGAAATGCCGGCCATCCTGGATTCCAAAGACCGCAGCCACGCCGGTGCCACGGCCCCGGCCCACGGCCTGTTTCTTGTAGACGTGGAATACTAA
- a CDS encoding aminotransferase class I/II-fold pyridoxal phosphate-dependent enzyme, translated as MNPIAAQLNEIIEQGNAHLMEMLSSVGRELFFPKGILSQSAEAKQKATRLNATIGIARQGDSAMVLPSVMRSVAGLAPEQSVTYAPSFGIPQLRSTWQKEIYEKNPSLAGKTVSLPVVTNGITHAISIFADVWTDPGDVIVLPEMMWGNYNMIFGVRKKARISQYPIFTETGGYNVEALADCLKKEARENQKITVLLNFPHNPTGYTLTETEADQVVAVLTELAGAGTNVIVVCDDAYFGLFYEDGILKESIFSRLCGCHPRLLAVKLDGATKENYVWGLRVGFITYGAVIDGDAAEVFDVLERKTAGCVRGNISNASHLSQSIVVKSMQDENYQAEKHDRYELLRARAETVKQVLADPKYDSAWDVYPFNSGYFMCIRLKTVEAETLRVHLLDHYGVGLIALGRYDLRVAFSCLEKDDIRTLFDIVHQGIADLTRDTG; from the coding sequence ATGAATCCAATTGCAGCACAGTTAAATGAAATAATTGAGCAGGGCAACGCCCATTTGATGGAAATGCTTTCCAGCGTGGGCAGGGAGCTGTTTTTTCCAAAAGGGATCCTTTCCCAGAGTGCAGAGGCCAAACAGAAGGCCACGCGTTTGAATGCCACCATCGGTATTGCCAGACAAGGCGACAGCGCCATGGTGCTGCCTTCGGTGATGCGCTCGGTTGCCGGCCTGGCACCTGAGCAGTCCGTGACCTACGCCCCCTCCTTTGGCATACCGCAGCTGCGAAGCACCTGGCAGAAGGAAATATATGAGAAAAATCCGTCGCTTGCCGGCAAAACCGTGAGCCTGCCCGTGGTGACAAACGGGATTACCCATGCCATCAGCATTTTTGCCGATGTGTGGACAGATCCGGGTGATGTGATTGTTTTGCCCGAGATGATGTGGGGCAATTACAATATGATTTTCGGGGTGAGAAAAAAGGCGCGCATCTCCCAATACCCGATTTTTACCGAAACAGGCGGCTATAACGTGGAGGCCCTGGCCGACTGCCTGAAAAAGGAGGCCCGGGAAAACCAGAAAATCACCGTGCTGCTCAATTTCCCCCACAATCCCACGGGCTATACCCTCACGGAAACAGAAGCCGATCAGGTGGTGGCCGTGCTCACCGAACTGGCCGGGGCCGGCACCAATGTCATTGTTGTCTGCGATGACGCCTATTTCGGCTTGTTTTACGAGGACGGAATTTTAAAGGAATCGATCTTTTCCCGGCTGTGCGGATGCCATCCCCGCCTGCTGGCCGTCAAGCTCGACGGGGCCACCAAGGAAAATTATGTCTGGGGCCTGCGGGTGGGCTTTATCACTTACGGGGCGGTCATTGACGGTGATGCCGCAGAGGTCTTTGACGTCCTTGAGCGCAAAACCGCCGGGTGCGTGCGCGGCAATATTTCCAATGCCTCGCATTTGAGCCAGTCCATTGTGGTAAAATCCATGCAGGATGAAAATTACCAGGCGGAAAAGCATGACAGATACGAACTGCTCCGGGCCCGGGCCGAAACCGTGAAACAGGTACTGGCAGATCCCAAATATGATTCTGCCTGGGATGTTTATCCCTTTAACTCCGGTTATTTCATGTGCATCCGGTTAAAGACCGTGGAGGCGGAAACATTGCGGGTGCACCTGCTTGATCACTACGGGGTGGGGCTGATTGCACTGGGCAGATACGATCTGCGGGTGGCCTTTTCCTGTCTGGAAAAAGATGATATCCGCACCCTGTTTGACATTGTGCATCAGGGAATTGCGGATTTGACCCGGGATACGGGATAA